The Paenibacillus tianjinensis genome has a window encoding:
- a CDS encoding transglutaminase-like domain-containing protein → MELTCESSNLDDYLEETEEVDYGHFSIKDISSELYSQSLNEIEFVKSAFEFVRDNISHSWDIQSSRITCRASEALFYQEGICYAKSNLLCALLRCQGIPAGFCYQRLTLGDTPDTGYVIHALNGVYLRSIGKWIRLDARGNKKGVDAQFSLKEEKLAFPIREVYEEIDYPVIYRTPNTKTTTALLQSSDCIKMYLYGLPSDL, encoded by the coding sequence ATGGAACTTACATGTGAATCCAGTAACCTGGATGATTATTTAGAAGAAACTGAAGAAGTTGATTATGGTCATTTTTCGATAAAAGATATATCTTCGGAATTATATAGCCAATCGTTAAATGAAATTGAATTTGTTAAGTCCGCTTTTGAATTTGTTCGTGATAACATATCTCATTCTTGGGATATCCAAAGTTCACGCATTACGTGTAGAGCATCTGAAGCCCTTTTCTACCAAGAAGGAATTTGTTATGCAAAATCAAATCTTTTGTGTGCTTTATTGAGGTGCCAAGGAATACCAGCTGGTTTCTGTTACCAACGTCTAACTTTAGGAGATACTCCTGATACAGGTTACGTTATCCATGCGTTAAATGGCGTTTATCTTAGGTCAATTGGAAAATGGATTCGCTTAGATGCACGTGGAAATAAAAAAGGTGTGGATGCTCAGTTCTCACTAAAAGAAGAAAAATTGGCTTTTCCTATACGCGAAGTATACGAAGAAATAGATTATCCTGTAATTTACAGAACACCAAACACAAAAACAACCACCGCATTACTTCAAAGTTCAGATTGCATTAAGATGTATCTTTATGGTTTACCCTCAGACTTGTAG
- a CDS encoding TetR/AcrR family transcriptional regulator produces the protein MNGFEKRTQQKKKQVLEATFNLMNTEAGIENLTMDEIAEKSNVGKTTIFKYFGSKENLIHEVFKYFLNKMGDTARGIMAENKPFEETLIAMSQNKIQYLDKIKKEFYLDLMDFFTKKGDDGLSVMMQQYAKESFNIMLDLFHRGRKEGKVDLKYSDEFLLIYFQALVEGISSPHIYDKILPYTAQWTELMIKGIAPSPPSGSVYK, from the coding sequence ATGAATGGTTTTGAAAAGCGGACACAGCAGAAGAAAAAACAAGTTTTAGAAGCAACTTTCAACTTGATGAATACAGAGGCAGGCATAGAAAATTTAACAATGGATGAGATTGCTGAGAAATCCAACGTTGGAAAAACAACGATTTTCAAATATTTCGGGAGTAAAGAAAATCTTATCCATGAGGTTTTTAAGTATTTTTTGAATAAAATGGGGGATACCGCCCGGGGAATCATGGCCGAAAATAAGCCCTTCGAAGAAACCCTTATCGCGATGAGTCAGAACAAAATTCAATATCTGGATAAAATCAAAAAAGAGTTTTATTTAGACCTAATGGATTTTTTCACCAAAAAGGGTGATGATGGCTTATCTGTGATGATGCAGCAATACGCTAAGGAAAGCTTTAATATCATGCTGGATTTATTCCATCGCGGACGTAAAGAAGGCAAGGTCGATCTGAAATATTCAGATGAGTTTCTTTTGATTTATTTCCAAGCCTTAGTTGAAGGGATTTCCAGCCCTCACATCTACGACAAGATCCTTCCTTATACCGCTCAATGGACGGAATTGATGATTAAAGGTATTGCTCCAAGTCCTCCGTCCGGGTCAGTCTATAAATAA
- a CDS encoding coiled-coil domain-containing protein: MPAISKIRFTNVVYEDGNKRYNDETFHFDGHNGAILLENGGGKTVFIQTALQAVLPHTELAGRKVKETLNLTNGPAHIAIEWILHERPRRYAVTCVTLFLNSNSAGLDSIRYVYDYPAHDADGIDDIPFVRQTGGQKRPADKGEMQDYYQSMCSKRVTAHTFSTIKSYHQYLEEQLHIISGEWEWMAKINQSEGGIEHFFDECKTTTLLFDRLLIPVVEASMSGYSEGEFAAAFQTHRDGFKRYKELKLKVEENERILAELDRYVEAYGKLRDRQSAYSLIQSEAKTYWQTAQQQEEAQHAELLKLEEQTNKWKERKVQLTEIKDSLHIAKQKQALDAALQQRGLVEDDKHQAAEELDASELEYYSLQFADYRSQKLLAAEQERVASVKLDQLESTMDERQLDEAWARNSGQIAYLLHAAMEKLTADKQRLEQECLQIQSKLHKDEQQMKLQESELRGLEDGLLKLEAKEAHKTEERDSIRKMILANADLENVEDKLAFWMKRQNELDESNVSLIQANKELAARKVQEKDELSRVQKEIREHGSLLSRLEERKNQQTEAHRSLLLGLKAIRPAWEKLQSVYDRQTSIERQLAEDLDRLNSDKERLLQKERLAFRLVDDYGDQERFVADPFLEKLVQKWVNLFTVLQTGTEYLEDTGFSLEGLQGQAQSLWPVTLIAVEHEKAALCQKLQAYAEQLQYPVRVISTSEAATLALDRTTSGSQWGTWVEPEHWGSNVKREAFAAWKQTAIQAADGTRLERMEQERQIKRWEDIIGKVTSYLAEYPLEQVQEAEGQLAEFKLKLRQLEQESSRISTSIEQLEVMQESNTRRISDQKDELNQLAVWIEQGRKYTALGREVEELRKDVEHLKEQREGLQNRINRHMRVMEAGRQREKHLLSELRLVEDEGRGISTQELFVEVTRYPMLEAEASLERLKVERESLYFQRQRISQSRRELELERRSASEKQAIAEREMNRLHLEHSHLSEEREFPLHGKQLMEELFGRIQDRKMRVQRLSEEYSRVDTECVQLQSVTDLLLKQYNENHSAKAPIMFMEPLSKIAERISMEDAALLTEKQGLEQLETRMKSHLYDIRDVIQELTPYKLMHGFENPAITPAVLTDEAVSEFGYNRKRVVKDTLQRLDASNKAVELEREILNKGRDRFKAFCRKMIKDVKLREMAEQGVEQARSYDGIVSFQLAMKTRIHRANHIAEETMRTHNQELEQYIVHLHSHLRQVTLELRDIPNKTRVKVENEWKSIYSFSIPEWEEQEGKGAIRQHLDWILDQLENDKYRNGEGLEQEAAVKRDLEKWLETKQLLQVVLQDKAMKVTCRKVTNENTLTRASYSWEQSNNWSGGEKWSKNMTLFLGLLNYTAEKRRHIQAGMKRHRTVILDNPFGKASSDHVLSPVFFIAEQLGFQIIALTAHAAGKFLQDYFPIVFSCRLRQTAGSGKQVMTKEKAINQAYFRDHAPAAIERLGSVAQVELF; encoded by the coding sequence ATGCCGGCCATCTCTAAAATCCGTTTTACCAACGTTGTATATGAAGATGGGAACAAAAGATATAATGACGAGACGTTTCATTTTGACGGGCATAATGGAGCCATTCTGCTTGAGAACGGCGGGGGCAAGACGGTCTTCATCCAGACGGCGCTGCAAGCCGTGCTGCCCCATACCGAACTGGCCGGAAGAAAGGTCAAGGAGACTCTTAACCTTACGAATGGTCCTGCCCATATTGCCATTGAATGGATTCTCCATGAGCGCCCGCGCAGATACGCCGTGACCTGTGTAACGTTATTCTTGAATTCGAATTCAGCGGGACTGGATTCCATTCGTTATGTTTACGATTACCCGGCTCATGATGCGGATGGGATTGATGACATCCCTTTTGTCAGACAGACCGGGGGGCAGAAACGTCCGGCCGATAAGGGCGAGATGCAGGATTATTACCAGTCCATGTGCAGCAAGAGGGTTACCGCGCATACTTTTTCGACCATTAAGAGTTACCATCAGTACCTGGAGGAGCAGCTTCATATTATTTCCGGTGAGTGGGAATGGATGGCCAAGATTAATCAATCCGAAGGCGGGATTGAACATTTTTTTGATGAATGCAAGACCACGACACTGCTCTTCGACCGGCTGCTGATCCCGGTAGTGGAGGCATCCATGTCCGGTTATTCGGAAGGGGAGTTTGCCGCTGCGTTCCAGACTCATCGAGACGGCTTCAAGCGGTATAAGGAGCTGAAGCTGAAGGTGGAGGAGAATGAGCGCATTCTGGCGGAGCTGGACCGGTACGTAGAAGCCTATGGAAAGCTTCGCGACCGACAATCTGCCTATTCGCTCATTCAATCCGAGGCGAAGACCTATTGGCAGACCGCCCAACAGCAGGAGGAAGCTCAACACGCGGAGCTCTTGAAGCTGGAGGAGCAGACGAACAAGTGGAAAGAACGCAAGGTACAGCTTACTGAAATCAAGGATTCTCTTCATATCGCGAAGCAAAAGCAAGCCTTGGACGCTGCGTTGCAACAGCGGGGATTGGTGGAGGACGATAAGCATCAGGCGGCAGAAGAGCTGGATGCGTCGGAGCTGGAATATTATTCACTGCAATTCGCCGACTACCGGAGTCAGAAGCTGCTGGCCGCGGAGCAGGAGCGGGTGGCTTCGGTCAAGCTGGACCAGCTTGAGTCTACGATGGATGAACGCCAACTGGACGAGGCCTGGGCACGCAACAGCGGACAAATCGCTTATTTGCTGCATGCGGCGATGGAGAAGCTGACGGCAGACAAGCAGCGTTTGGAGCAGGAGTGCCTGCAGATCCAAAGTAAGCTCCATAAGGATGAACAGCAGATGAAGCTGCAGGAGTCGGAGCTTAGAGGACTGGAAGACGGGCTGTTGAAGCTGGAAGCCAAGGAAGCTCACAAAACGGAGGAGCGGGACTCCATTCGAAAGATGATCCTGGCTAACGCAGATCTGGAGAATGTCGAGGACAAGCTTGCCTTTTGGATGAAACGTCAGAATGAGCTGGATGAGAGTAATGTATCGCTGATACAGGCGAACAAGGAGCTGGCCGCCCGGAAGGTCCAGGAGAAGGATGAGTTATCCCGGGTGCAGAAGGAAATCCGGGAGCACGGCAGCCTTCTGAGTCGGTTGGAGGAACGCAAGAATCAGCAGACTGAGGCCCATCGGAGCCTATTGCTCGGTTTAAAGGCGATCCGTCCAGCCTGGGAAAAGCTGCAATCGGTCTACGACCGCCAGACCTCCATCGAGCGTCAGCTGGCGGAAGACCTGGACCGGTTGAACAGCGACAAGGAGCGGCTGCTGCAGAAGGAGCGTCTGGCATTCCGTCTGGTAGACGACTACGGGGATCAGGAGCGTTTTGTTGCGGACCCGTTCCTTGAGAAGCTGGTTCAGAAGTGGGTTAATTTATTTACGGTGCTCCAAACAGGTACGGAATATTTGGAGGATACGGGCTTCTCTTTAGAAGGGCTGCAGGGCCAGGCGCAATCGCTTTGGCCGGTGACGCTGATTGCGGTAGAGCATGAGAAGGCTGCACTCTGTCAGAAGCTGCAGGCTTACGCGGAGCAGCTTCAATACCCGGTTCGTGTCATCTCGACCAGCGAGGCGGCCACCCTTGCGCTGGACCGGACGACATCCGGCTCCCAATGGGGAACATGGGTGGAGCCGGAGCATTGGGGCAGCAATGTCAAACGGGAAGCGTTCGCAGCGTGGAAGCAAACGGCTATTCAGGCTGCCGACGGCACCCGGTTGGAACGAATGGAGCAAGAGCGCCAAATCAAACGCTGGGAGGATATCATCGGGAAGGTAACAAGCTACCTTGCCGAATACCCTTTAGAGCAGGTTCAAGAGGCGGAGGGGCAGTTAGCTGAGTTCAAGCTGAAGCTCCGGCAATTGGAGCAGGAAAGCTCCAGGATTAGCACCTCTATTGAACAACTGGAAGTCATGCAGGAGTCGAATACACGAAGGATCAGCGACCAGAAGGATGAACTGAACCAGCTCGCAGTCTGGATTGAACAAGGGCGGAAATATACGGCGCTTGGCAGAGAAGTAGAGGAGCTTCGCAAGGATGTGGAGCATCTCAAGGAGCAAAGAGAAGGACTACAGAACAGAATCAACCGACATATGCGTGTGATGGAAGCGGGACGGCAGCGGGAAAAGCATCTTTTGAGTGAGCTTCGCCTTGTGGAGGATGAAGGAAGAGGGATAAGCACTCAAGAGTTGTTCGTGGAGGTTACCCGCTATCCCATGCTGGAGGCGGAAGCCTCTCTGGAGCGTTTGAAGGTGGAACGGGAGAGCCTGTATTTCCAGCGTCAGCGCATATCGCAGAGCAGGCGCGAGCTGGAGCTGGAACGCAGATCAGCTTCGGAGAAGCAGGCTATAGCGGAGCGGGAAATGAATCGGCTGCATTTGGAGCATTCCCATCTGTCGGAGGAACGGGAGTTCCCGCTGCATGGCAAGCAGCTCATGGAGGAGCTGTTCGGGCGCATACAAGACCGCAAGATGAGGGTGCAACGTCTGTCGGAGGAATACAGCAGGGTGGACACCGAATGTGTCCAGCTGCAGTCGGTGACCGATCTGCTCCTCAAACAGTACAATGAGAATCATTCGGCGAAAGCACCCATCATGTTTATGGAGCCGTTATCGAAGATTGCGGAGAGGATCTCGATGGAAGACGCCGCTCTGCTAACAGAGAAACAAGGTCTCGAACAGTTGGAGACCCGGATGAAGTCCCACTTGTATGATATCAGGGACGTCATTCAAGAGCTAACGCCTTATAAGCTAATGCACGGCTTTGAGAACCCTGCCATCACACCCGCAGTATTGACGGATGAGGCGGTATCCGAATTCGGCTACAACCGCAAGCGGGTTGTGAAGGATACTTTGCAAAGGCTGGATGCCAGCAACAAGGCCGTGGAGCTGGAAAGGGAGATATTGAACAAAGGCCGGGACCGGTTCAAAGCATTTTGCCGCAAGATGATTAAGGATGTCAAGCTTCGGGAAATGGCGGAGCAAGGCGTGGAGCAGGCACGATCCTATGACGGAATCGTATCCTTCCAGTTGGCCATGAAGACCCGGATTCATCGAGCCAATCATATTGCCGAGGAAACCATGCGTACGCATAATCAAGAGCTGGAGCAGTACATTGTCCACCTCCATTCCCATCTCAGGCAGGTGACGTTGGAATTAAGAGATATTCCAAACAAAACGAGGGTCAAGGTGGAGAACGAGTGGAAGTCCATCTACTCCTTCAGCATTCCGGAATGGGAGGAGCAGGAAGGGAAGGGCGCTATTCGTCAGCATCTGGATTGGATACTGGATCAGCTGGAGAATGATAAGTATCGCAATGGCGAAGGTCTGGAGCAGGAAGCTGCCGTGAAGAGAGACCTGGAAAAATGGCTGGAAACCAAGCAATTGCTTCAGGTCGTTCTTCAGGATAAAGCCATGAAGGTCACCTGCCGGAAGGTGACGAATGAGAACACCTTAACCCGTGCCTCCTACTCTTGGGAGCAGTCCAACAACTGGTCCGGCGGGGAAAAATGGAGCAAGAATATGACCCTGTTCCTTGGACTGCTAAATTATACGGCGGAGAAGCGCAGGCATATTCAGGCGGGAATGAAGCGGCATCGGACGGTGATTCTGGATAATCCGTTCGGCAAGGCCTCCAGCGACCATGTGCTTAGCCCTGTATTTTTTATTGCGGAGCAGCTTGGCTTCCAGATTATTGCCCTTACTGCACATGCGGCAGGCAAATTCCTGCAGGATTACTTCCCGATTGTGTTCAGCTGCAGGCTTCGTCAAACGGCAGGCTCCGGCAAACAGGTCATGACCAAGGAAAAGGCCATCAACCAGGCCTATTTCCGGGACCACGCTCCAGCAGCAATCGAGCGCCTGGGATCGGTCGCCCAGGTGGAGTTATTTTAA
- a CDS encoding ABC transporter permease has protein sequence MKEKFARWNVLFAQYLKRDWKKLIIWIVGLGLFSAGYVPAFEEIGKGQGLQGMYETLQNPAMISMVGPTPIDTAADYTLGAMYAHEMLLFCGLFAMIIAALHVVSHTRKEEEYGLTELVRSFQVGRQANSLAVIAEVVFINIVLALVIGGVMASFGVDTISAKGSFLFGASIGIAGILGAVIALVMAQIMPTSSGATGSSLGIVGLLYIVRAGTDVSNVDFSMVNPMGWTYLTFPFTENNWFPLILAVAFCVIAVIIAFTLEGGRDMGAGYLPEREGREAAKKSLLSVPGLFIKLNKGMIISWLIAFVIMGAAYGSIYGDMQTFLGSNEMMSQMFTIAGVSIEASFTGTIMMVMIGLVSILPIAIVNKLFSEEARLHLSQLYSTKVTRAQLYWTSVILAIAAGVVGVLLASGGLGGTAISAMGDSSSMNMGDFIAAGYNFLPSVLFFTGLAALALGWAPRLGKVIYAYLGYSFALNYFGGILDLPEWFSKTAVQSWIPRMPIDKFDGATFITMTVISMALMVFGYIGYRRRDMVEGA, from the coding sequence ATGAAAGAAAAATTTGCACGGTGGAATGTACTATTTGCGCAGTATCTGAAACGGGATTGGAAAAAATTGATTATCTGGATTGTAGGTCTGGGTTTATTTTCAGCCGGGTATGTTCCAGCTTTTGAGGAAATCGGCAAGGGGCAGGGTTTGCAGGGGATGTATGAGACCTTGCAGAATCCCGCTATGATCTCAATGGTTGGACCGACACCAATTGATACCGCAGCTGATTACACTCTGGGTGCTATGTATGCGCACGAAATGTTGTTATTCTGTGGTTTGTTTGCGATGATTATAGCTGCTTTGCATGTTGTGAGCCATACCCGTAAAGAAGAAGAATATGGGCTTACTGAGCTGGTACGCTCCTTTCAAGTAGGCCGTCAAGCCAATTCGCTTGCTGTGATTGCCGAAGTAGTGTTTATCAATATTGTATTGGCGCTGGTTATTGGCGGGGTTATGGCTAGCTTCGGTGTAGATACGATTTCGGCCAAGGGATCATTCCTGTTTGGGGCATCGATCGGAATAGCTGGTATTTTGGGGGCAGTAATTGCCTTGGTTATGGCACAAATTATGCCAACTTCCTCCGGAGCAACGGGTTCTTCGCTGGGGATTGTAGGTTTACTCTATATTGTCCGTGCGGGTACGGATGTATCGAATGTTGATTTCTCCATGGTTAATCCTATGGGTTGGACCTATCTGACTTTTCCATTTACTGAAAATAATTGGTTTCCCCTGATTTTGGCCGTAGCCTTCTGTGTCATTGCAGTAATTATTGCTTTTACCCTTGAGGGCGGCCGGGATATGGGGGCAGGCTATTTACCGGAAAGAGAAGGGCGTGAGGCAGCGAAAAAATCTTTGTTGTCCGTACCCGGCTTGTTTATCAAGCTTAACAAAGGCATGATCATTAGCTGGTTGATTGCCTTTGTAATTATGGGAGCAGCCTATGGTTCGATTTATGGAGATATGCAAACGTTCCTTGGCAGCAATGAAATGATGAGTCAAATGTTCACAATAGCAGGAGTTTCAATTGAAGCGTCTTTTACTGGAACGATTATGATGGTAATGATTGGATTGGTTTCTATTTTACCTATTGCCATCGTTAATAAACTGTTCTCGGAAGAAGCGCGACTGCATTTGAGCCAGCTTTATTCTACAAAAGTGACCCGGGCCCAGCTCTATTGGACGAGTGTCATTTTGGCAATTGCTGCTGGAGTCGTTGGAGTATTACTGGCTTCAGGCGGACTTGGCGGTACAGCAATCTCTGCGATGGGTGACAGCTCATCTATGAATATGGGAGACTTCATCGCCGCAGGCTATAACTTCCTGCCGTCTGTGTTGTTCTTTACCGGGCTTGCAGCTTTGGCTTTAGGCTGGGCACCAAGACTGGGTAAAGTGATTTATGCTTATCTTGGTTATTCCTTTGCTTTAAACTACTTTGGCGGAATTTTAGATTTGCCGGAATGGTTTTCAAAAACAGCCGTTCAAAGCTGGATTCCACGGATGCCAATTGATAAGTTTGATGGAGCAACCTTCATTACGATGACAGTGATTAGTATGGCCTTGATGGTGTTTGGCTATATTGGATATCGCAGACGGGACATGGTTGAAGGAGCTTAA
- a CDS encoding DUF6063 family protein, producing the protein MALDNATVMKAFRIYTNLARDGHADKELLQQYVADDEIRGLVDQFAREVDCVTIVAGEKLYMMPETRLSPFHVSNDFIKRHYMRANAVNVDIYLMYVSIIVLIGAFYDSYHSVEPTRSFIRLEEWTELVNERLSILKQFPEEELKVLEKEFSYHWTALVEKWEAMDDVKETAQRQSGNTISRISFIDMVRRFLLAQELIEDIGNQEINLTEKAKIVVQRYFMELEYNRGVLEFLYQFEHVRKEGAKDAGHL; encoded by the coding sequence ATGGCACTAGATAATGCAACGGTGATGAAAGCTTTTCGAATATACACGAACTTGGCTAGGGATGGGCATGCAGACAAGGAGCTGCTGCAGCAATATGTAGCGGATGACGAAATACGGGGACTTGTGGATCAGTTTGCGCGTGAGGTGGACTGTGTGACGATTGTTGCGGGAGAGAAGCTCTATATGATGCCGGAGACGAGGCTGTCCCCCTTCCATGTAAGCAATGATTTCATTAAGCGCCATTACATGCGGGCGAATGCGGTGAACGTGGACATCTACTTGATGTATGTTTCGATTATTGTGCTTATTGGGGCTTTCTATGACAGCTATCACTCGGTGGAGCCCACCCGCAGCTTCATCAGATTGGAGGAGTGGACGGAGCTGGTGAACGAAAGGCTGTCCATCCTGAAGCAGTTCCCGGAAGAGGAGCTTAAGGTGTTGGAAAAAGAGTTCTCCTATCATTGGACGGCACTCGTCGAAAAGTGGGAGGCCATGGATGATGTGAAGGAAACCGCCCAGCGTCAGAGCGGCAATACGATCAGCCGGATCAGCTTCATCGATATGGTCCGGCGATTCCTACTGGCCCAAGAGCTGATTGAGGACATCGGGAATCAGGAGATCAATTTGACGGAAAAAGCGAAGATCGTGGTGCAGCGTTATTTCATGGAACTGGAGTATAACCGCGGCGTATTGGAATTTCTCTATCAATTCGAGCATGTGAGGAAGGAGGGGGCGAAGGATGCCGGCCATCTCTAA
- a CDS encoding ABC transporter ATP-binding protein: MDKIVDVQGLQKKFGKFKALHDVTFTVNAGEVVGFIGPNGAGKSTTIRTLLGIINRDAGDVKIFGKDVWKDSLEIHKRISYVPGDVALWGTLTGGEIIDLFIKLHGGGDKDKRDYLIKRFELDPKKKAKGYSKGNRQKVGLIAALSVDSDLYIFDEPTSGLDPLMEAVFQDEVEKIKHRGKAILLSSHILSEVERLADKVVIIRQGKVVETGTLDELRHLTRSTVTLVTEGDVAEMASVNGVHDFKHKGNQATFSADNEYINDILTNAAKLGVKRFESVPPTLEDLFMRHYEV; the protein is encoded by the coding sequence ATGGATAAAATTGTAGATGTGCAAGGCCTGCAAAAAAAGTTCGGGAAATTTAAAGCGCTGCATGATGTGACATTCACAGTAAATGCCGGGGAGGTTGTGGGCTTCATTGGGCCAAATGGCGCGGGGAAGTCAACAACCATTCGCACTTTGCTGGGAATTATTAATCGTGATGCCGGGGATGTGAAGATTTTTGGCAAGGATGTATGGAAGGATAGCCTTGAGATTCATAAGCGGATCTCCTATGTTCCAGGGGATGTGGCTCTGTGGGGCACCTTAACGGGTGGCGAAATTATTGATCTGTTTATTAAGCTACATGGTGGAGGAGACAAGGATAAGCGTGATTATTTGATTAAACGTTTTGAACTCGATCCTAAGAAAAAGGCAAAAGGCTATTCAAAAGGAAACCGGCAAAAGGTTGGCTTGATTGCGGCTTTGTCCGTGGACTCCGATTTGTATATTTTCGATGAACCGACTTCTGGTCTTGACCCGTTGATGGAAGCTGTCTTCCAAGATGAGGTTGAGAAAATCAAGCATAGAGGGAAGGCTATCTTACTATCCTCTCATATATTGAGTGAAGTGGAACGTTTAGCCGATAAGGTGGTTATCATTCGTCAAGGTAAGGTTGTTGAAACCGGGACACTAGATGAATTACGTCACCTGACCCGTTCTACAGTAACTCTGGTAACAGAGGGGGATGTGGCTGAGATGGCATCCGTTAACGGTGTCCATGACTTTAAGCATAAAGGTAATCAGGCGACATTCTCTGCGGATAATGAATATATCAATGACATATTGACCAATGCGGCAAAATTGGGTGTTAAGAGGTTTGAATCTGTACCGCCAACGCTTGAAGACTTATTCATGCGGCATTATGAAGTCTAA
- a CDS encoding replicative DNA helicase codes for MDGLNVVQLTSGFRDRMTKLALFDPLFELRSKRKSDRNQKPIDMMELGLLTLLYFFEQKLLRNSKAGVRDLAEFLYEQTRDVYDLPHEEVVELARQIIQTFRPASGKKRDFTFFNWEYHETEQVYTSIIKAHAFDLKTNTQYYTLDEDGLELVFATKEFYMEFQLSIHQLVLRKQLEKGEFDGALRQINEMRVDVESLQDRMQKLEHEIKRNTVSEETFARYKSLLEDIYLRLYRENEEFEELRQFVRDVKDRIHAETSRNKEQRPYELILRIANELEIVHGEHTVLFRQSMELKAQALTAAKESLYYTGLNSFNFEQDVASLIFGSPLPLESMKGIVAPFLLVEQPKQWSLLTVWAEQNIQEESSGATGDNRFMDYDGEQASDAYTEGRKEDFLQYMEWLLRLLEGEGHTKLSDMAEVIREVGQGQLLVRRSFYDFWLILHQRSPVRTERTEIEDSDLARNQWLENVLGLLGNRTLIVEEAKELVKVNERFTIQNMVASWKEDEDGTR; via the coding sequence ATGGACGGATTAAATGTGGTGCAGCTCACGTCCGGGTTTCGGGACCGGATGACGAAGCTTGCGTTGTTCGATCCGCTATTTGAGCTGAGATCCAAGCGCAAGTCCGACCGCAATCAGAAGCCCATTGACATGATGGAGCTGGGGCTGCTAACACTTCTATACTTCTTCGAGCAGAAGCTACTGCGAAACAGCAAGGCCGGTGTTAGGGATTTGGCAGAATTTCTCTATGAGCAAACCCGGGATGTCTACGATCTGCCTCATGAAGAAGTTGTAGAGCTTGCACGCCAGATTATTCAGACATTTCGCCCGGCCTCAGGGAAAAAGCGGGACTTCACTTTTTTTAATTGGGAGTACCATGAAACAGAGCAAGTATACACTTCGATCATTAAGGCGCATGCCTTTGACCTGAAGACCAACACCCAATACTACACGCTCGATGAGGATGGATTGGAGCTTGTTTTTGCTACGAAAGAGTTTTATATGGAATTTCAGCTATCTATCCACCAACTGGTGCTCCGCAAGCAATTGGAAAAGGGAGAATTTGATGGGGCCCTCAGACAAATCAATGAAATGCGTGTAGACGTAGAGTCTCTTCAAGACCGGATGCAGAAGCTCGAGCATGAAATCAAGCGCAACACTGTATCGGAGGAGACGTTTGCACGGTACAAATCGCTGTTAGAGGATATTTATCTTCGCTTGTATCGGGAAAATGAGGAATTTGAGGAGCTGCGGCAATTTGTAAGAGATGTGAAGGACCGAATTCATGCGGAAACGTCGAGGAATAAGGAGCAGAGGCCGTATGAGTTGATTCTTCGAATCGCCAATGAGCTGGAAATCGTTCACGGGGAGCATACGGTTCTATTCCGTCAGAGCATGGAGCTTAAGGCTCAAGCCTTAACCGCTGCGAAGGAATCTCTCTATTATACCGGGCTGAACTCCTTTAATTTCGAACAGGACGTTGCTTCGTTGATCTTCGGTTCGCCGCTACCGCTTGAGAGCATGAAGGGAATTGTGGCGCCATTTCTTCTGGTGGAGCAGCCAAAGCAATGGTCGCTTCTGACGGTATGGGCGGAGCAGAATATCCAGGAAGAGTCGAGTGGAGCAACCGGTGACAACCGGTTCATGGACTATGACGGTGAGCAAGCGTCTGACGCTTATACAGAGGGTAGAAAAGAGGACTTCCTTCAATATATGGAATGGCTACTTCGACTATTGGAAGGGGAAGGACACACAAAGCTGTCCGATATGGCGGAGGTTATCCGGGAAGTGGGGCAGGGGCAGCTGCTGGTCCGGCGTTCTTTTTATGACTTCTGGCTCATCCTTCATCAACGCAGCCCCGTTAGAACAGAGCGGACGGAGATCGAAGACAGCGACCTGGCCCGCAATCAATGGCTGGAAAATGTATTAGGGCTGTTGGGTAACCGGACTTTGATTGTGGAGGAAGCCAAGGAGCTCGTCAAGGTGAACGAGCGATTCACGATACAGAATATGGTGGCTTCATGGAAGGAGGATGAAGATGGCACTAGATAA
- a CDS encoding DUF4368 domain-containing protein, with amino-acid sequence MGGGTQCNNRIGESVVRLKKELKRFMKLEELTPEMVHRFIDKIEVQADGSGRHS; translated from the coding sequence ATGGGAGGGGGTACACAATGTAATAATAGAATAGGAGAAAGTGTTGTTCGTCTGAAGAAAGAACTCAAGCGGTTTATGAAGTTGGAAGAACTGACTCCTGAGATGGTGCATAGGTTTATTGATAAGATTGAAGTACAGGCGGACGGCTCCGGTAGACATTCATGA